The following are from one region of the Stigmatella ashevillena genome:
- a CDS encoding S9 family peptidase yields the protein MRRLLFHLGILIISLVGAPTLALESGAPASATPDKQLQARLDLSYRYIRLPQLVRDSLIPPQWLREGDRLIFWSAVGPDAGTWVLVHARTGAMKPLLSSAELRTQLSRLMGKPVQLPDQLNFAIAPDQRGIVFRIEERFFGLGLSDGLVTALAPADLAALALPPGNLLAPDGQAVAVQHDGGFAVLGGDGRTLVERSGEENHGWQIPEKAWSPDSRFLMVWRNDLRGVHKIPIVDYSSALERVTLVPYVKTGTPLGLSEFSVVEPATGRVTRIAPTEGETYDWFAGWRPGSGEALILHMSRDGKRLDLSAVEPVSGKRRQVLREERPESFVAGLDFATEGWARQVTPLPDDTGFLWMSERDGWRHVYLYDFAGKLVRQLTRGAFPVHQVAGVAPKGDALFLLASADSAAPYEHLLYRGSLKGGTLKRMSSGSGMHRITFSPSGSYYVDAGSSRTQPRLRDMVSTDGKTRFRLTTADASALEELGYKPPEALTVLAADGTTPLHGVLYKPRDFDPAKRYPVVAYIYAGQFITVVPWHFIGTSASLQANGIAQMGFIVMVLDPRGTPGRSKAFQDATYGRVGQTEIPDYVAGLKQVAATRPWMDLERVGIFGHSWGGYFALRGMLMAPEVFKAGYAGAPGALEEEAIINEPYLGLPSVNPEGYQAGSNLALAGNLQGPLKMMHGSSDVNASLSTTMRMADALIRAGKHFEMLIMPGQPHGPRPPADRYSFDDIHLFFVRTLGGPR from the coding sequence ATGCGGCGCCTCCTCTTCCACCTCGGCATCCTGATCATCTCTCTCGTCGGCGCACCCACGCTGGCGCTCGAGTCCGGTGCCCCAGCCTCCGCCACGCCGGACAAGCAACTGCAGGCGCGGCTGGATCTCTCCTATCGGTACATACGGCTCCCGCAGCTCGTTCGTGACAGCCTGATCCCGCCTCAATGGCTCCGTGAGGGAGACCGGCTGATCTTCTGGTCGGCGGTGGGGCCGGACGCGGGCACCTGGGTGCTGGTCCATGCTCGAACGGGAGCCATGAAGCCGCTGCTGTCCAGCGCCGAGCTGCGGACCCAGCTCTCGCGGCTGATGGGAAAGCCGGTTCAGCTACCGGATCAGTTGAACTTCGCCATCGCTCCGGACCAGCGGGGGATTGTCTTCCGGATCGAGGAACGTTTCTTCGGGCTGGGCCTGTCGGATGGCCTCGTCACGGCGCTGGCCCCGGCCGACCTGGCTGCCCTGGCACTGCCCCCAGGCAACCTCCTGGCTCCCGACGGTCAAGCCGTCGCGGTGCAGCACGACGGCGGCTTCGCGGTGCTGGGTGGCGACGGCCGCACGCTGGTCGAGCGCAGCGGAGAGGAAAACCACGGCTGGCAGATTCCCGAGAAGGCCTGGTCTCCCGACAGCCGCTTCCTGATGGTCTGGCGCAACGATCTGCGCGGCGTCCACAAGATCCCGATCGTGGACTACTCGAGTGCGCTCGAGCGGGTGACCCTGGTTCCCTACGTCAAGACGGGGACGCCCTTGGGGCTGTCGGAGTTCTCCGTCGTCGAACCGGCGACCGGTCGCGTGACACGCATCGCTCCCACGGAAGGAGAGACCTATGACTGGTTCGCTGGATGGCGCCCCGGCAGCGGCGAGGCGCTGATCCTTCACATGTCCCGCGACGGCAAGCGGCTGGACCTCTCCGCAGTGGAGCCTGTCTCGGGGAAGCGCCGGCAGGTGCTTCGCGAGGAGCGGCCGGAGAGCTTCGTGGCCGGTTTGGACTTCGCCACGGAGGGATGGGCACGCCAGGTCACACCGCTGCCGGACGACACCGGATTCCTCTGGATGTCCGAACGCGACGGATGGCGGCACGTCTATCTATACGACTTCGCAGGCAAGCTCGTGCGCCAGCTCACCCGGGGCGCCTTTCCCGTCCATCAGGTGGCCGGCGTCGCGCCGAAGGGCGACGCGCTCTTCTTGCTGGCCTCCGCCGACAGCGCCGCGCCGTACGAGCACCTGCTCTACCGGGGAAGCCTCAAGGGCGGCACGCTGAAGCGGATGTCGTCAGGCTCCGGCATGCACCGAATCACCTTCTCCCCTTCGGGCAGCTACTACGTGGATGCAGGGTCCTCGCGGACGCAACCGCGGCTGCGGGACATGGTCTCCACGGACGGCAAGACACGCTTTCGTCTCACGACGGCCGATGCGAGCGCCCTCGAGGAGCTGGGCTACAAGCCTCCGGAGGCGCTCACCGTCCTGGCCGCCGATGGCACCACGCCCTTGCACGGCGTGCTCTACAAGCCGCGCGATTTCGACCCGGCCAAGCGCTACCCGGTCGTCGCCTATATCTATGCGGGACAATTCATCACGGTCGTACCCTGGCACTTCATCGGCACCTCCGCGTCGCTCCAAGCCAATGGCATCGCGCAGATGGGCTTCATCGTCATGGTGCTCGATCCCCGGGGCACTCCGGGCCGGAGCAAAGCCTTTCAGGACGCGACCTACGGCCGGGTCGGCCAGACCGAGATTCCCGACTACGTCGCGGGCCTCAAGCAGGTCGCCGCCACCCGTCCCTGGATGGACCTGGAGCGTGTCGGGATCTTCGGCCACTCGTGGGGCGGCTACTTCGCCCTGCGCGGCATGCTGATGGCTCCGGAGGTCTTCAAGGCGGGCTACGCGGGGGCCCCGGGCGCGTTGGAGGAGGAGGCGATCATCAACGAGCCCTACCTCGGCCTCCCAAGCGTGAATCCCGAAGGCTACCAGGCCGGGTCCAACCTGGCCCTGGCCGGGAACCTCCAGGGGCCGCTCAAGATGATGCATGGCTCCAGCGACGTGAACGCCTCTCTCTCCACGACGATGCGCATGGCCGACGCGCTGATCCGCGCAGGCAAGCACTTCGAGATGCTCATCATGCCGGGACAGCCCCACGGTCCCCGGCCGCCCGCGGAC